AAACACTACTGGCCCGACGACCCCGCTGTTGCGCAGGCAACGAAAAAAACAAAAAAGTTTATGGAGAGTTAGATGCTGACGCGGTCTTCGAGGGCACGGGTAAGCGAGAGGATGTCGACATTCTCCAGGCTCACTCCCGTCGGTACCCCCTGGGCGATGCGCGTGAAGCGGACGTTGCAGTCGGCGAGTTTATCCTCGATGTAGAGGATCACCCCCTGATTGGCGATCGAGGGGGTCAGAGCGAAAATCACCTCTTTGATTCCGCTGTTGACGACATCGCGCAAATGGGACACATCCAGTTCGTCCAGCGTTTCAAGCACGAAATAACGCCCTTCGAAAAGAGCGTTTTCCTCGAATGTCAGGATATCCTTGGCGTTTTCAACAATACAGAGCAATTCGTGGTTGCGGTGTTCGTCACTGCAAATGGGGCAAAGTTCATCTTCACTCAGCCCTCCGCACGAACGGCATTTTTTGAGGCTGGAAATGGCGCTTTCGATCGCATGGGCGAGTTTGAGGGCCCCGAAACTGTCGTGCATGACCATGTGGTACGCCAGCCGCGTCGCCGATTTCTGCCCGATCGTCGGCAGACTCTGCAAAGCGTCGACGAGGCGGTTGAATTTGTCCAGGGATCGTTTCATGCGGGTATTATACAACAACCCCGCCGCCTTTGATATTCCGCTTCGGATCCGAAACAGCTTTAGTCTCATCGGCTCAATTAAGCTAACATGATTTTCCGTATGGTATAATTCGCGAAAACTTAACCTCACAGACATTACGGAGCACACGCGTGGAAGAATTGAGCTATTATGAAATTTTGGAAGTAAGCCGCAGCGCAAACGGCGACGAAATCAAAAAAGCCTACCGCAAAATGGCCAAACTCTACCATCCCGACCGTAACCCAGACGATCCGGACGCGGAACACAAATTCAAACTCTGCAACGAAGCCTACCAGGTTCTCAGTGACGAAAAACAGCGCGCGGTCTACGACCGTTACGGCAAAGAAGGACTGCAGGGAGGCATGGGCGGATCGCGCGGCGGATTCGGCGGATTCGACGATCTGGGCAGTATTTTCGAAGAGATGTTCAACGGCTTTGGCGGAGGCGGACGCCGAAGCTCTCGCGCACAAGCCGACAAATTCCCGCTCGACATGGGCGTCGAAATGCGCATCAGTTTCAAAGAAGCGGTCTTCGGCTGCGAAAAAGAGATCACCTTTACCTCGAAAACCTCATGCAAAAGCTGTAAGGGAACGGGAGCCAAAGAGGGCAAAGTCACCAGCTGTTCGCAGTGCGGCGGCAAGGGGCAGGTCTACATGCGCCAGGGCTTTATGACCTTCTCGCAAACCTGTCCGGCGTGTCACGGCGAAGGGACGATGGCAAGCGAAAAATGTCCCGATTGTAACGGCAAAAGCTATACCGAAAACCAGGAAAAAGTGACCGTCAAAATTCCGGCCGGTATCGACACGGGCAACCGCCTCCGCGTCTCCGGGCGTGGAAATACGGGCAAAAGCGGCGTCAGAGGCGATCTTTACGTTACCTTCGATGTCGAAGAAGACGCCCATTTCATCCGCAACGGCAACGACGTTTACCTCGAAGTTCCCGTCTTTTTTACCCAGGCCGTTTTGGGCGAAGCGATCACGATCCCCTCACTCACGGGCGAACTCACCCTCGAACTCGAAACGGGGACCAAAGACACCCAGCAGTACCGTTTCCGCGGCGAAGGGATCAGCGATGTTCACGGTCGCGGCAAGGGCGACCTCATCGCGCAGGTGCGCCTCACCTATCCCTCACGCCTCTCCGGCGAGCAGGAAGAACTTCTTCTCAAACTCCAGGAGAGCTTCGGCATCGAATCCAAACCCCACGAAAGCCTCTTCGAATCGGCCTTCGAAAAAGTCAAAGGGTGGTTCAAGTAACCGCCCGCCGTTAACGACACTGATGCGGGCTTACCCCTTTTAGCTGTTCGCCCGTTTTTGTATCACGCACGATGACCACCGATTTCGGATAGGCCGAGCACATACCGTTGACGGTAGTGTAGATACTGCTTCCATCGGCTGTAAATCTGACATTTTTGGTGAGCAATTCGCCCGATGAATTGTACGCATCGACATTGTAATATCCCGATACACCCGCACATCCCGTCCATACGGTTCCTATCAGTACGATGACAAATAAACTTTTCATCTTCATCTCTATTTGCATTCCGGTTTCCACTGATATTCGGCGATTTTGGCAGCATCAGATTGCAGTTGTTCAAAAATTTCTTTGAGCATTTTGTTTTTTTCTTCGGACGAAAGCTGCTCGAAAACGGGTTTGCGGATACCGTATTGAAGCATAAACGTTCCGTCGCATTCGGCGGGATGGAAAGTTTTTTGTACGTCGGCCTCGAAATGTGCATGTTCATGCGACGGCTCGAAAATCAACAACACATATCCGCTCTCCCCTTTTTGGTAAAGCGAATAATGGGGAACAATTTTTTTGCTGTCCAGTCCGGCTTTGGTCGCCTGTATAAACTTTGACGCATCTACCTTGAATTTATAATGGATCAGGGTAATCAAACGACTCCAGTTTTCTACCGGCTCGTCATCGGTGGTGTATTCATACAATGCCATTGCACTGTTTTCATTTTGAAAAGCCAACGTATATTGTTTACCGAACATTTCCATGTTCTTGGGCACGACGTACGGTTTTGCATACGCGCATGCCGCAACAAAAAGCCCTGCCATACATAACTTTTTGATGATTTGAGACGATTGCATGATTATCCTTTTTACGCTGAGTGAAAGGCTATTTGGAGAGACAAGAGAAGTATTACACTTTTTAAAGTAGTATCTTTTCTGAACAATATTAAACTAATTCAGCTTAAAAATGATTAACGACGTTTTCCACATTATTTTATTTCTCCCATCCGTCTTTAATATACAAGCTGTCCAATATCCGCCGGGACCGCTTCTGAAGGTCTTCGTAGGTGTACTCGCGTGCAAGCGGTTCGAGTTCTTTTGGGAGGTTCGGAGCGCATGTATAGGTAATATTAATCGTGATATGTTTTGTAATTGTGCGTTCTGGGTTAAATTTATCACAATAATATATTTTGCTTTTTCTTCCTCGTTTTATCTCGCTCGTTTCTACTACAAAACAAGAATAATTTTCTTTTCCATGATGTTCAATAGTTACTAAATCTGTAGGCTTAATCCATGTTTTACTTGTTTTCATATATGCAATATTCTTTTCTTCAAGTGCTCTTTCTCTCTCAGTATAGGGAAGGATTGAGGCAGAAAACTGAATGCTATAATCTAATACAATCGCACCATTTGGCAAAGTTTGTTCTATCCCTACGGAATATCCATTCTCATCTGTCATCATGTTCCATGGGTGATTCATCTTAATAAAATCACTCTCTCTGAATTCAGGAAATAATGAACAAAAACCTTTTTTATGGCACCGTGGATAGTCTTGGCTTTTCATTGATAGATCGTAAAACGGCATCGGTAAATCCACTGCGCGATCTTTTAGTATCATCTACTTGTCATCGGGGTAGATGGTTGACATATGGGGCTCTGAACATCCGCTTATCAGCAGAATCATCCCAATAAGTAATATATGCTTCATTAGGTGTCCTGTCCCTTTTTTCGGAAACAACCGCCCTTTTTCCTTCAAAATCATTTGAACTTTTTGAATATCTGTGCGTGCGTGCCTAAACGAATAAACGTCATAGTTGTACTGTCACCGCTTATTTGATAAATCAGTAACCAATCGTTTTTGACATGACATTCATACGCACCTTCCCATCCACCTTTGAGGGAATGGTTTTTATGCTTCTCATCTAACGTTTTGCTATCAAGGAGCGTACTCATAACTTCTTTTAGAAGCGTAAAATCATCGGCTGAAAACTTACCGCTTTTTCTATCTCGCTCAATGTCTTTTTTAAAAAATCGATGGTACTCAGGAATGTACATTAGAGACCAAGATCGTCAAATAATTCTTTGGCAGAGGTGTGTTTGACGATATTTTTACCTTTTTTAACATCTTGTATTGCAGCTTCAGTCTCATCGTTTGGAATACGCAGTTCAAACGGTAATCCCTTATGCAACACGACACTATGTAGAAATAGACGCGTCGCTTCACTTGTAGTCAAACCCATTTGTTTCAGGTATTCGGCTGCTTTATTTTTAATTTCAGGGTCGATTCGTACCGTCATTGCAGTTCCAGTCATGACAACCTCCTTTTTCTATCATTGTACATCAAGTGATGTACAATGTCAATGTTTATTCAGAAATGGCGAAGATTTAATTCATCTTCTCCCTTTTGGTTTATTTCTCCCATCCGTCTTTGATATACAAGCTGTCCAATATCCGCCGGGATCGTTTCTGAAGGTCTTCGTAGGTATACTCGCGTGCAAGCGGTTCGAGTTCTTTTGGGAGATTCGGAACACGGGTGTAAATAAGTTTAATACCTACTCCTTTCGCCATTGTCCGTTCGGGATTAAACTTAGAACATTCAATATATTTAAAATATGTTTCTGTATTCCATCCCTTGCCCATTGGACGATATGTTTCGGTTACCGTACATGGATAACTTTCTTTACCGTAATGTTTAATTTGAAAAGGAATACGCACGATATCCCCATTTCCATATTGTTTCCCAACATAAGAATTGTAATATTTTCGAATAAACTCTTCATCTC
The DNA window shown above is from Campylobacterota bacterium and carries:
- the recR gene encoding recombination mediator RecR, giving the protein MKRSLDKFNRLVDALQSLPTIGQKSATRLAYHMVMHDSFGALKLAHAIESAISSLKKCRSCGGLSEDELCPICSDEHRNHELLCIVENAKDILTFEENALFEGRYFVLETLDELDVSHLRDVVNSGIKEVIFALTPSIANQGVILYIEDKLADCNVRFTRIAQGVPTGVSLENVDILSLTRALEDRVSI
- the dnaJ gene encoding molecular chaperone DnaJ — its product is MEELSYYEILEVSRSANGDEIKKAYRKMAKLYHPDRNPDDPDAEHKFKLCNEAYQVLSDEKQRAVYDRYGKEGLQGGMGGSRGGFGGFDDLGSIFEEMFNGFGGGGRRSSRAQADKFPLDMGVEMRISFKEAVFGCEKEITFTSKTSCKSCKGTGAKEGKVTSCSQCGGKGQVYMRQGFMTFSQTCPACHGEGTMASEKCPDCNGKSYTENQEKVTVKIPAGIDTGNRLRVSGRGNTGKSGVRGDLYVTFDVEEDAHFIRNGNDVYLEVPVFFTQAVLGEAITIPSLTGELTLELETGTKDTQQYRFRGEGISDVHGRGKGDLIAQVRLTYPSRLSGEQEELLLKLQESFGIESKPHESLFESAFEKVKGWFK
- a CDS encoding type II toxin-antitoxin system YafQ family toxin; this encodes MYIPEYHRFFKKDIERDRKSGKFSADDFTLLKEVMSTLLDSKTLDEKHKNHSLKGGWEGAYECHVKNDWLLIYQISGDSTTMTFIRLGTHAQIFKKFK
- a CDS encoding type II toxin-antitoxin system RelB/DinJ family antitoxin, translated to MTGTAMTVRIDPEIKNKAAEYLKQMGLTTSEATRLFLHSVVLHKGLPFELRIPNDETEAAIQDVKKGKNIVKHTSAKELFDDLGL